A single Primulina eburnea isolate SZY01 chromosome 11, ASM2296580v1, whole genome shotgun sequence DNA region contains:
- the LOC140805589 gene encoding protein HEADING DATE REPRESSOR 1-like, with translation MLHASLPHPDFESASYPKGWMIGKKRKLVNVDVVESMRRIAVQEMNRKDREIGGLNEQLEEDARCLEHLQLQLLDERSKRAEVERQNAMLQNQITLLMDMLQENDVIDLDERDDGV, from the exons ATGTTGCATGCATCACTCCCACATCCGGATTTCGAATCTGCTAGCTATCCAAAGGGTTGGATGATCGGGAAAAAACGGAAGCTTGTCAATGTTGATGTTGTCGAAAGTATGCGGAGGATTGCGGTGCAGGAAATGAACCGGAAG GATAGAGAGATCGGTGGACTTAACGAGCAATTAGAAGAGGATGCTCGATGTTTAGAGCACCTTCAACTGCAGCTGCTGGACGAACGGAGTAAGCGTGCTGAAGTTGAAAGGCAGAATGCCATGTTGCAGAACCAGATTACTCTGTTAATGGACATGTTGCAGGAAAATGATGTCATTGATTTGGATGAACGGGATGATGGGGTGTAG
- the LOC140805692 gene encoding probable polygalacturonase isoform X2: MVDSRFPQRSASFRPESKRWLPPFLFSRHSMFALIWVFAFIVIIAWQRTVVDRIWALPVRPIPKLRSLVFNLTDFGAVGDGFTVNTKAFESAILEIQRRGGGQLNVEAGRWLTAPFNLTSHMTLFLAQNAVILGIDDEKYWPLMPPLPSYGYGREKAGPRFGSLIHGQNLRDVIITDSCENVLIEDCYISVGDDGIAIKSGWDQYGIAYARPSTNILIRNVVVQSMISAGVSIGSEMSGGVSKIKVENLLVWNSKRGIRIKTSPGRGGYVRQITYKNITLENVRVGIALKTDYEEHPDQGYNPDALPVIEDINFDGINGRGVRIPVRMYGSEQIPVRNVTFQNMSVGITYKKKHIFQCSFVQGRVIGKIFPTPCMNLDVYVEGRLVRKAMSENNSDTDYDS, encoded by the exons ATGGTGGATTCCCGGTTCCCACAACGCAGCGCCAGCTTCAGGCCCGAATCCAAGCGTTGGCTTCCCCCATTTCTCTTCTCTCGACATTCTATGTTTGCTTTGATCTGGGTTTTCGCGTTCATCGTGATAATAGCCTGGCAAAGGACAGTCGTTGATCGCATATGGGCTCTGCCTGTCCGGCCCATCCCGAAGCTGCGGTCTCTGGTCTTCAATCTCACCGATTTCGGAGCTGTGGGAGATGGGTTTACGGTGAATACAAAGGCGTTCGAGAGTGCCATTTTGGAAATCCAGAGAAGGGGCGGTGGACAGCTTAATGTGGAGGCTGGGCGGTGGCTTACGGCTCCGTTTAATCTCACTAGTCACATGACTTTGTTTCTCGCACAAAATGCTGTTATTCTTGGAATTGAC GATGAGAAGTATTGGCCACTGATGCCTCCTTTGCCATCTTATGGATATGGAAGGGAAAAGGCTGGACCACGGTTTGGAAGTTTGATCCATGGCCAAAATCTGAGAGATGTTATCATAACTG ATTCTTGCGAGAATGTGTTGATAGAAGATTGTTACATAAGTGTGGGCGATGATGGAATCGCAATCAAGAGTGGGTGGGATCAGTATGGAATTGCCTATGCTCGACCTTCTACCAACATTCTCATACGTAATGTTGTTGTGCAGTCGATGATAAG TGCAGGAGTGTCGATTGGCAGTGAAATGTCTGGTGGAGTCTCCAAGATTAAAGTGGAAAATCTCCTTGTTTGGAACTCAAAAAGGGGCATCAGAATCAAGACAAGTCCAGGCAGGGGAGGATATGTTCGACAGATAACATACAAAAACATCACTTTAGAAAATGTGAGGGTGGGCATCGCACTAAAGACTGATTACGAGGAGCATCCGGACCAAGGATACAATCCAGACGCCCTTCCTGTCATCGAGGACATAAATTTTGATGGAATAAATGGACGCGGGGTTCGTATTCCAGTCAGGATGTATGGCAGCGAGCAAATACCAGTTCGGAATGTGACCTTCCAAAACATGTCAGTGGGCATCACGTACAAGAAAAAGCACATTTTTCAGTGTTCTTTTGTGCAAGGACGTGTGATAGGGAAAATCTTTCCGACCCCGTGCATGAATCTTGATGTGTATGTCGAAGGACGCCTCGTGAGGAAGGCGATGTCTGAAAACAACTCCGACACTGATTATGATTCATAG
- the LOC140805692 gene encoding probable polygalacturonase isoform X1, whose amino-acid sequence MVDSRFPQRSASFRPESKRWLPPFLFSRHSMFALIWVFAFIVIIAWQRTVVDRIWALPVRPIPKLRSLVFNLTDFGAVGDGFTVNTKAFESAILEIQRRGGGQLNVEAGRWLTAPFNLTSHMTLFLAQNAVILGIDDEKYWPLMPPLPSYGYGREKAGPRFGSLIHGQNLRDVIITGHNGTINGQGQTWWTKYLKKALNHTRGPLVQFMWSRDIQISDVTLRDSPFWTLHPYDCQNVTIKNVTILAPLTGAPNTDGIDPDSCENVLIEDCYISVGDDGIAIKSGWDQYGIAYARPSTNILIRNVVVQSMISAGVSIGSEMSGGVSKIKVENLLVWNSKRGIRIKTSPGRGGYVRQITYKNITLENVRVGIALKTDYEEHPDQGYNPDALPVIEDINFDGINGRGVRIPVRMYGSEQIPVRNVTFQNMSVGITYKKKHIFQCSFVQGRVIGKIFPTPCMNLDVYVEGRLVRKAMSENNSDTDYDS is encoded by the exons ATGGTGGATTCCCGGTTCCCACAACGCAGCGCCAGCTTCAGGCCCGAATCCAAGCGTTGGCTTCCCCCATTTCTCTTCTCTCGACATTCTATGTTTGCTTTGATCTGGGTTTTCGCGTTCATCGTGATAATAGCCTGGCAAAGGACAGTCGTTGATCGCATATGGGCTCTGCCTGTCCGGCCCATCCCGAAGCTGCGGTCTCTGGTCTTCAATCTCACCGATTTCGGAGCTGTGGGAGATGGGTTTACGGTGAATACAAAGGCGTTCGAGAGTGCCATTTTGGAAATCCAGAGAAGGGGCGGTGGACAGCTTAATGTGGAGGCTGGGCGGTGGCTTACGGCTCCGTTTAATCTCACTAGTCACATGACTTTGTTTCTCGCACAAAATGCTGTTATTCTTGGAATTGAC GATGAGAAGTATTGGCCACTGATGCCTCCTTTGCCATCTTATGGATATGGAAGGGAAAAGGCTGGACCACGGTTTGGAAGTTTGATCCATGGCCAAAATCTGAGAGATGTTATCATAACTG GACATAATGGTACGATAAATGGACAGGGCCAGACGTGGTGGACTAAGTATCTTAAGAAGGCTTTGAACCACACGAGGGGTCCCCTCGTACAGTTTATGTGGTCAAGAGACATTCAGATCTCCGATGTGACTCTGCGCGATTCACCATTTTGGACTCTTCATCCTTACGACTGTCAAAATGTTACTATTAAAAATGTAACCATATTGGCTCCACTCACTGGTGCCCCCAACACTGATGGAATAGACCCTG ATTCTTGCGAGAATGTGTTGATAGAAGATTGTTACATAAGTGTGGGCGATGATGGAATCGCAATCAAGAGTGGGTGGGATCAGTATGGAATTGCCTATGCTCGACCTTCTACCAACATTCTCATACGTAATGTTGTTGTGCAGTCGATGATAAG TGCAGGAGTGTCGATTGGCAGTGAAATGTCTGGTGGAGTCTCCAAGATTAAAGTGGAAAATCTCCTTGTTTGGAACTCAAAAAGGGGCATCAGAATCAAGACAAGTCCAGGCAGGGGAGGATATGTTCGACAGATAACATACAAAAACATCACTTTAGAAAATGTGAGGGTGGGCATCGCACTAAAGACTGATTACGAGGAGCATCCGGACCAAGGATACAATCCAGACGCCCTTCCTGTCATCGAGGACATAAATTTTGATGGAATAAATGGACGCGGGGTTCGTATTCCAGTCAGGATGTATGGCAGCGAGCAAATACCAGTTCGGAATGTGACCTTCCAAAACATGTCAGTGGGCATCACGTACAAGAAAAAGCACATTTTTCAGTGTTCTTTTGTGCAAGGACGTGTGATAGGGAAAATCTTTCCGACCCCGTGCATGAATCTTGATGTGTATGTCGAAGGACGCCTCGTGAGGAAGGCGATGTCTGAAAACAACTCCGACACTGATTATGATTCATAG
- the LOC140805694 gene encoding uncharacterized protein, producing MWAASCLASCCAACACDACRTVVSGISRRSARIAYCGLFALSLIVSWILREVAAPLMEKMPWINHFHSTPDREWFETDAVLRVSLGNFLFFTIFAIFMIGVKNQKDPRDSLHHGGWMMKVICWCILVILMFFLPNGIISFYESSSKFGSGLFLLVQVVLLLDFIHGWNEKWVGYNEQFWYMALLVISLVCYVATFSFSGLLFYLFTPSGHDCGLNTFFIVMTLIFVFVFAIVTLHPAVSGSILPSSVISLYCMYLCYSGMASEPRDYECNGLHKHSKAVSTSSLALGLLTTVLSVVYSAVRAGSSTTLLSPPSSPRAGSGKPLLPLDKADEHHEEKEKSKPVTYSYSFFHLIFSLASMYSAMLLTGWSTSVGESGKLVDVGWPSVWVRIVTGWATAALFIWSLVAPIIFPDREF from the exons ATGTGGGCAGCTTCATGCTTGGCATCATGCTGTGCGGCATGTGCCTGTGATGCGTGCCGTACGGTTGTGTCGGGGATCAGTCGACGCTCAGCTCGTATTGCATACTGTGGTCTTTTTGCGCTTTCACTGATCGTTTCTTGGATACTTAGAGAGGTCGCCGCTCCACTTATGGAGAAGATGCCCT GGATCAATCATTTTCACTCAACACCAGACAGAGAGTGGTTTGAAACAGATGCTGTGTTGCGAGTGAGCCTGGGAAACTTCTTGTTTTTCACGATCTTTGCTATTTTTATGATTGGTGTGAAGAATCAGAAGGACCCTCGTGACAGTTTGCATCATGGAGGTTGGATGATGAAAGTCATTTGCTGGTGCATTTTGGTGATATTAATGTTTTTTCTTCCTAATGGAATCATCAGCTTCTATG AGTCATCTTCAAAATTTGGCTCGGGACTGTTCCTTCTAGTTCAAGTGGTTCTTCTGCTGGATTTTATTCATGGATGGAATGAGAAATGGGTTGGGTACAACGAGCAGTTCTG GTATATGGCTTTGCTTGTGATTTCTCTTGTATGCTACGTGGCAACCTTTTCATTCTCTGGACTACTCTTCTATCTGTTTACCCCATCTGGGCATGATTGTGGACTCAACACATTCTTTATTGTGATGACTTTAATTTTCGTGTTTGTGTTTGCTATTGTCACGCTGCACCCGGCG GTAAGTGGAAGCATTTTGCCATCTTCAGTTATATCTTTGTACTGCATGTACCTCTGCTACAGTGGGATGGCCAGTGAACCCAGAGATTATGAATGCAATGGTCTTCACAAGCATTCTAAAGCAGTTTCCACTAGCAGTCTTGCTCTAGGTTTGCTTACAACTGTACTGTCTGTTGTTTACTCGGCTGTTCGTGCTGGATCTTCAACAACCTTGCTTTCCCCTCCGAGCTCGCCCCGAGCTG GTTCTGGAAAGCCATTGTTACCTCTGGACAAGGCCGATGAGCATCACGAGGAGAAAGAAAAGTCGAAGCCAGTCACATATTCTTATTCCTTCTTCCACTTGATATTCTCTTTGGCTAGCATGTATTCAGCCATGCTGCTCACAGGTTGGTCAACCTCAGTAGGAGAGAGCGGGAAGTTGGTAGATGTTGGCTGGCCTTCTGTCTGGGTCCGAATCGTGACTGGATGGGCTACTGCTGCTTTATTTATTTGGTCTCTCGTGGCACCGATTATCTTTCCAGACAGGGAATTCTGA
- the LOC140805590 gene encoding cell wall / vacuolar inhibitor of fructosidase 2-like, whose protein sequence is MRSLFPPSFWALMVFHFLLLQHSSGDTQGLIRKICQGTDDFKYCVDVFNKNLYSPTLDIKGLCQIAITQTLSYATDTRIFISRVKQEQKNTTTKNLLVICEEGYGLLGGEFVDANLAFGRGDYRNMLFYEDKCDRFVSDCQFVIGSRVSNLDVMNARMRVLVRMSQVSGELITGGRR, encoded by the coding sequence ATGAGGTCTTTATTTCCTCCATCCTTCTGGGCACTGAtggtttttcattttcttctgctTCAGCATTCGTCAGGCGACACTCAAGGATTGATCAGGAAAATTTGTCAAGGAACGGATGATTTCAAGTATTGTGTGGACGTTTTCAACAAGAACTTATACTCGCCAACTTTAGATATTAAAGGACTGTGCCAGATCGCTATCACCCAGACGCTGTCATATGCTACAGATACTCGTATTTTCATATCTAGAGTAAAGCAAGAGCAGAAGAACACGACCACAAAAAATCTTTTGGTCATTTGTGAGGAAGGATACGGGTTGTTGGGGGGTGAATTTGTGGATGCAAACTTGGCATTTGGTCGAGGAGATTATAGAAACATGTTGTTTTATGAGGATAAATGTGACAGATTTGTGAGTGATTGTCAATTTGTTATAGGGTCGAGAGTGTCTAACTTGGATGTAATGAATGCACGTATGAGGGTTTTGGTTCGTATGTCACAAGTTAGCGGCGAGCTTATTACCGGCGGCCGCCGATAG